One window of Candidatus Taylorbacteria bacterium genomic DNA carries:
- a CDS encoding ABC transporter ATP-binding protein: protein MYSMRSLIYDVWSYTRPYKKAFWTATFLRFFADLAWLYPPYALAVIVNFFANNASGASLAPLYWAFSLTFLVAVVRYSAVYYSRSIMYKASEKIVLDAQHKLIRHVMLLDMHWQEKESSGSKFKRIERGAESINKILRIWINNIIEITINLVGIILIILHFDFGIGVTVSFFLISYYIFAHFYRTRGVRAADIVNAKEEYRSGILFESISNIRSVKVMSMADTILNKLSVNALDLFGTIKRRIFWFQAGNSLRNFYAQLFRIGVMIFIVWGVLRGKYEIGFLILFTGYFGTVWQSMSEFTDVSEDFAVAKNSIFRMQTILNTPIVIDSEEGKISFPTDWKAIEIKNVSFSYQNKLVLDGISFVVKRGQKVGIVGLSGAGKSTLFKLLLKEHESYTGEILFDGGLLKNISKKDYFNHLAVVLQDTELFNSSLRENITISNQKEEKNQKLLENAITTAHVGDFIPKLPEGIESIIGEKGVKLSGGEKQRVGIARAIFKNPQILLLDEATSHLDIESEEKIKDSLHTFFSNVTAIVIAHRLTTIKEMDEIIVIENGKIIESGNFKKLFKAKGRFFELWEKQKL from the coding sequence ATGTATTCAATGCGAAGCTTAATTTATGATGTGTGGTCTTATACGAGGCCTTACAAAAAAGCTTTCTGGACGGCGACTTTTTTGCGCTTTTTTGCCGATCTCGCATGGCTTTATCCTCCCTATGCTCTTGCGGTTATTGTAAACTTTTTTGCAAATAATGCGTCGGGAGCATCCCTCGCGCCTCTTTATTGGGCTTTTTCTCTCACTTTTCTTGTGGCGGTTGTTCGGTATTCGGCAGTGTATTATTCAAGATCGATAATGTATAAAGCTTCTGAAAAAATTGTTTTGGACGCTCAACACAAATTAATTCGTCATGTAATGCTTCTTGATATGCATTGGCAGGAGAAGGAGAGCTCGGGAAGCAAATTCAAGCGGATTGAGAGGGGAGCGGAGAGTATTAACAAGATTTTGAGGATTTGGATAAACAATATTATTGAAATTACAATCAACCTTGTTGGAATAATATTGATTATTCTGCACTTCGATTTCGGTATTGGAGTAACCGTTTCATTCTTTCTTATATCCTATTATATTTTTGCGCATTTTTATCGCACTAGAGGAGTAAGAGCGGCTGATATTGTAAATGCGAAAGAAGAATATAGAAGCGGAATACTTTTTGAATCCATCAGCAATATTCGAAGCGTAAAAGTCATGTCCATGGCGGACACAATTTTAAATAAGCTTTCTGTAAACGCTCTCGATTTGTTCGGAACAATTAAAAGACGTATTTTTTGGTTCCAAGCAGGCAATTCACTCAGAAATTTTTACGCGCAGCTTTTTAGAATTGGCGTTATGATTTTTATAGTATGGGGGGTACTTCGCGGAAAATATGAAATTGGTTTTCTTATACTGTTTACTGGTTATTTTGGAACTGTTTGGCAGTCAATGAGTGAATTTACGGACGTATCAGAAGATTTTGCTGTTGCCAAGAATTCAATATTTAGAATGCAAACAATTCTTAACACTCCGATAGTAATTGATAGTGAAGAAGGAAAAATCAGTTTTCCAACTGATTGGAAAGCGATCGAAATAAAAAATGTATCTTTCTCGTATCAAAACAAACTTGTTTTGGATGGAATCTCATTTGTCGTAAAGAGGGGGCAGAAAGTCGGAATCGTGGGATTGTCGGGCGCTGGAAAGTCGACTCTTTTTAAACTACTGCTTAAGGAACACGAATCATATACGGGTGAAATTCTTTTCGATGGGGGGTTGCTCAAGAATATAAGCAAAAAAGATTATTTTAATCATCTTGCTGTTGTTCTCCAGGATACAGAACTTTTTAACTCGTCGCTCCGAGAGAATATTACCATCTCGAATCAGAAAGAAGAAAAAAATCAGAAATTGCTTGAAAACGCCATAACTACTGCGCACGTCGGGGATTTCATTCCAAAGTTGCCAGAGGGAATCGAGTCGATAATTGGCGAAAAGGGGGTAAAACTGTCAGGAGGAGAAAAGCAAAGGGTAGGTATTGCCAGGGCAATATTTAAAAATCCACAAATTCTGCTTCTTGATGAGGCAACGTCTCATCTGGATATTGAATCAGAGGAAAAAATCAAAGATTCACTGCACACATTTTTCAGCAATGTGACAGCTATCGTAATTGCTCATCGGCTCACCACAATAAAGGAGATGGATGAGATTATTGTTATTGAAAATGGAAAGATTATTGAATCTGGGAATTTCAAGAAACTTTTCAAAGCAAAAGGTAGATTTTTTGAACTGTGGGAAAAACAAAAGCTTTAA
- a CDS encoding ABC transporter permease, whose product MTYKHIFKTSLRGLSTNRSRSLLTILGIVIGITAIILVVALGKGAQTLILDQVQGLGTQTIAIIPGREPSGPSDVSSLYSDSLKPRDVTYLKNKTNAPGIKDVMPVVFGADSASYGSNTYQVNIFGATELMAGMFDLHPVGGAFFSQDDVLGRADVVVIGSKIADHLFDAEDPVGKKIKIKGRNFQVVAVLPPTGGGSLFNFDDMALMPYTTAQYYLLGIKYFNRIIVEANADEDVDIVAHDVVLTLRESHDITDPAKDDFFVQTQQDLAKRLSTITSALTWFLVAVASIALFVGGVGIMNIMLVAVTERTREIGLRKALGATNRDILSQFLLEAVLLTAIGGLVGIILGALLAFVIAIALSAGLHINWQFVFPWGGAALGFGVSTLIGLVFGLYPARSASKKSPMEALRYE is encoded by the coding sequence ATGACCTACAAACACATTTTTAAAACTTCATTAAGAGGTTTGTCCACAAACCGGTCGCGCTCGCTTCTCACCATTTTGGGAATCGTAATCGGCATCACTGCCATTATTCTTGTCGTGGCGCTCGGAAAAGGCGCGCAGACCCTTATTCTCGACCAGGTGCAGGGTCTCGGCACCCAAACTATTGCCATCATCCCCGGGCGTGAACCCTCCGGCCCGTCGGATGTAAGCTCGCTTTATAGCGACTCACTAAAGCCACGCGATGTCACCTATCTAAAAAATAAAACGAATGCTCCCGGAATCAAAGATGTGATGCCGGTAGTCTTTGGCGCGGACTCGGCTTCCTACGGGTCCAACACGTATCAGGTGAACATTTTCGGAGCAACAGAGCTTATGGCGGGAATGTTTGACCTGCATCCTGTAGGTGGAGCTTTCTTCAGTCAGGACGATGTTTTGGGCCGCGCAGATGTGGTGGTTATTGGAAGCAAAATAGCGGACCATCTCTTTGACGCGGAAGACCCCGTCGGAAAAAAAATAAAAATCAAGGGCAGAAATTTTCAGGTCGTTGCGGTTCTCCCGCCTACTGGCGGAGGGTCGCTCTTTAATTTTGACGATATGGCTCTTATGCCCTATACCACCGCGCAATATTATCTTCTCGGAATCAAGTATTTCAACCGAATTATTGTTGAAGCAAATGCGGACGAGGATGTTGACATTGTCGCTCACGACGTCGTCTTGACGTTGCGTGAATCGCATGACATTACGGACCCCGCCAAAGACGACTTTTTTGTCCAAACACAGCAGGACCTCGCGAAGAGGCTCTCAACTATTACTTCTGCTCTCACCTGGTTTCTGGTTGCTGTGGCTTCGATTGCCCTTTTTGTGGGAGGCGTGGGAATTATGAATATCATGCTTGTCGCCGTAACCGAGCGCACTCGAGAAATCGGACTTCGCAAAGCGCTTGGAGCGACCAACCGTGACATTCTCTCGCAGTTTCTCCTTGAGGCAGTTCTCTTAACTGCAATCGGCGGGTTGGTAGGAATAATATTAGGAGCGCTTCTCGCGTTTGTAATCGCAATAGCCTTATCCGCAGGTCTCCATATCAACTGGCAATTTGTATTCCCATGGGGAGGAGCGGCACTGGGATTTGGTGTCTCGACATTGATTGGTCTCGTCTTCGGACTCTACCCCGCCCGTTCGGCGTCCAAGAAAAGCCCGATGGAAGCGCTAAGATACGAGTAA
- a CDS encoding ABC transporter ATP-binding protein, producing the protein MSALIEAKNITKIYKDGETETTVLRGISLTIEKGEFVTIMGPSGSGKSTLLHILGLLDDLSGGEYIFDGKNINSYTEVQTAKMRNDRIGFVFQAFNLLARTSVLENVKLPLLYSGVEESEWNGLAREALQSVGLSHREKHEPGELSGGEKQRVAIARALVTKPDVIFADEPTGNLDSKSGAQVMQILQKLHDEKGHTIILITHETATASHAERIIHILDGEIESDKEVVNRLRAEASFVK; encoded by the coding sequence ATGTCTGCACTAATCGAGGCAAAAAATATTACGAAAATCTACAAAGATGGCGAAACGGAGACCACTGTTCTTCGTGGTATTTCGCTTACCATAGAAAAAGGAGAATTCGTAACCATCATGGGACCTTCCGGTTCGGGCAAATCTACCCTGCTTCATATTTTAGGATTACTTGACGATCTATCAGGCGGTGAATACATTTTCGATGGAAAAAACATCAATTCATATACCGAGGTACAAACTGCAAAAATGAGAAATGACCGTATCGGTTTTGTCTTTCAGGCATTCAATCTCTTAGCAAGAACCAGCGTGCTGGAGAACGTAAAATTGCCTCTCCTCTATTCTGGGGTAGAAGAGTCGGAGTGGAACGGGCTTGCTCGAGAAGCTTTACAATCTGTGGGTCTTAGCCATCGAGAAAAACATGAGCCCGGGGAACTTTCGGGAGGCGAGAAACAGAGGGTGGCGATTGCAAGAGCGCTTGTAACCAAGCCCGACGTCATCTTCGCTGATGAGCCCACCGGTAACTTGGATTCCAAATCAGGAGCGCAGGTGATGCAAATATTGCAAAAACTCCATGATGAAAAAGGCCATACTATTATTTTAATTACCCACGAGACTGCGACCGCGAGCCATGCTGAGCGTATCATCCATATTCTGGACGGAGAAATCGAGAGCGACAAAGAAGTCGTAAACCGTTTGAGAGCTGAAGCCAGCTTCGTGAAATAA
- a CDS encoding efflux RND transporter periplasmic adaptor subunit — translation MIEKLKNIWGSKKGRWTIVIIVIAIIAIAVYGFTRNRNPLASYELGLVERGNIAEEVSVTGKVVPVREAELSLSKSGKIVVVNTKVGNRVSQGSVLVSIENGDVRASLSQAKADLETRKIEYDQLVRASEAKYDTSGKNTSSDETAIINAEANLRQSLEDGLSKVDSAISTYVDQFFDNPRKSPQFGIQISEGNTTYAISGYPSQKIRINNEKDDVNNLLKDWRTSLKSEGIDLIKSEAVAKNTIDSVEVLLQDLSLVLISSSNQSSAEASLYSGYKTDVSTARTTVLTVKSNIESASQSSASAESAVTPDELRLKALALSKAESSIQSIQSNLNETMIIAPFSGTVTSLDAKIGELATPSSPLVRLISGGSFEIEAFVPESDISKVALGKSAKVTLDAYGQSEDFPAKVTLIDPGETIIEGVATYKVTFFFDKSDERIKSGMTANIDIQTGTRENVLRIPQRAVTQKDNEKSVKIVRENNSVEEVPVVLGLRGTDGYVEVISGLNEGDKIVFFDRKK, via the coding sequence ATGATTGAAAAACTTAAAAATATCTGGGGGTCAAAAAAAGGGCGGTGGACAATCGTTATCATTGTAATAGCAATTATCGCGATTGCCGTCTATGGATTCACTCGAAACCGCAACCCCTTGGCCTCTTATGAACTGGGACTTGTAGAAAGAGGAAACATCGCCGAGGAGGTAAGCGTTACCGGCAAGGTTGTGCCTGTGAGAGAAGCGGAACTTTCGCTTTCCAAATCCGGAAAAATTGTTGTCGTGAATACTAAAGTCGGCAACCGAGTTTCGCAGGGCTCGGTCCTGGTTTCAATTGAAAATGGGGACGTGAGAGCGTCTCTTTCCCAGGCAAAAGCCGATTTAGAGACCCGCAAAATCGAGTACGACCAGCTTGTCCGCGCAAGCGAAGCAAAATACGATACGTCGGGAAAAAACACGTCGAGCGACGAAACAGCCATCATCAATGCGGAAGCTAATTTAAGACAAAGCCTGGAGGACGGACTTTCAAAAGTTGACAGCGCCATATCAACGTATGTTGACCAATTTTTTGATAATCCAAGAAAGAGTCCGCAGTTTGGAATTCAAATATCTGAAGGAAATACGACCTATGCGATATCAGGCTACCCAAGCCAAAAAATTAGGATAAACAATGAAAAAGACGATGTGAACAATCTTCTTAAGGATTGGAGAACCTCTCTCAAATCAGAGGGCATCGATTTAATTAAAAGTGAAGCCGTCGCGAAAAACACAATCGACTCTGTCGAAGTCCTTCTTCAGGATCTTTCTTTGGTTCTTATAAGCTCAAGCAATCAGTCTTCCGCCGAGGCCTCCCTCTACAGCGGGTACAAAACAGATGTTTCCACCGCCCGCACAACCGTATTGACAGTCAAATCAAATATCGAGTCAGCGAGCCAGTCTTCGGCCTCCGCAGAGTCAGCGGTAACTCCCGATGAGCTTCGTCTGAAGGCGCTCGCTCTTTCAAAAGCGGAGTCGTCTATTCAATCTATTCAATCAAACCTAAACGAGACGATGATTATCGCTCCTTTTTCGGGAACGGTGACTTCACTCGACGCAAAAATCGGAGAATTAGCAACCCCAAGTTCCCCTCTTGTTCGGCTTATTTCTGGAGGATCGTTTGAAATCGAAGCCTTTGTGCCCGAGTCGGATATCTCAAAGGTTGCTCTCGGCAAGAGCGCGAAGGTTACGCTGGACGCCTACGGGCAAAGCGAGGATTTTCCCGCAAAAGTAACGCTTATCGACCCCGGAGAGACAATCATTGAGGGCGTCGCAACCTATAAAGTCACGTTCTTTTTTGATAAAAGCGACGAACGGATAAAGTCCGGCATGACGGCAAATATCGATATCCAAACCGGAACGAGAGAAAACGTGCTCCGTATTCCGCAAAGAGCCGTAACGCAAAAAGACAACGAAAAATCGGTGAAAATTGTTCGTGAAAATAATTCTGTCGAAGAAGTACCTGTGGTGCTTGGACTCCGAGGCACCGACGGATATGTCGAGGTTATCTCGGGGTTAAATGAGGGAGACAAAATAGTATTTTTTGACAGGAAGAAATAA
- a CDS encoding DUF378 domain-containing protein: MKALHGIAFVLLVIGGLNWLLIGLFDWGIGSFLGAMVSRVVYVLVGLSAIYLVATHKKTCKNCDISATSTGTPAM, encoded by the coding sequence ATGAAAGCATTACATGGAATAGCGTTCGTTCTTTTGGTTATCGGAGGGTTGAACTGGCTTCTCATCGGTCTTTTCGATTGGGGCATCGGCTCCTTCCTGGGCGCGATGGTGTCAAGAGTCGTCTATGTCCTTGTGGGACTCTCGGCGATTTACCTCGTCGCCACGCACAAGAAGACCTGCAAGAACTGCGACATTTCGGCCACATCTACCGGAACGCCAGCAATGTAA